Proteins encoded within one genomic window of Ascaphus truei isolate aAscTru1 chromosome 8, aAscTru1.hap1, whole genome shotgun sequence:
- the LOC142501960 gene encoding uncharacterized protein LOC142501960 isoform X2, giving the protein MDTGDIGTGMTQGAERGRDWLSLHRELQGSLDAQRRQAVLVEKLQAKVVQYRNRCQELQQSQEWNLVQTERQMSRGEGELERSLLRLEDEQQRCEGLATVNALLREDLGRTQETNEVLGEDLHKLTADWTGAMQELERKERDWKAERELYTSCIQGERSRLLRVWTEVVTFHRHFLELKTATDRDLSVVRADWARCSRLLQTTCSPLISWRQRRPDTMTSRAPEPPNYLLVTWEPGPAGGTKKEGGTRSEQETEIVGSALETSRQELESMRSLIETLEQQVETMRSQQETSQQELRSMRSQLEMSEQEIETVRAHLEVAEQEVRSMSSHLKGSMLEAESIKSQLAMSEKEAESMRLQLVMSQEETESMKSHLEIYEKEIASIRSDLGISEKELEYARSQFVMSQEETESMRSHLETYEEDVESMRSQLVMSEKEAESMRSQLVMSEKEVESMKSRLETCKKEAESLRSQHVMSEKEAESKRSQLVMSEKEVASLRSRLEMYEKEAESWLHEKERELRVSQNVQQSLDTLENERSALLQDLVLSREELLLSRLDGDLSREESRGLQCALHKAEKTNADLAVTQSRHKAEVEDLRDAAAKMGDLNRALSLDKVELNRLLLQMEKESERETASVREQLQRCEKERSEQSAEIARTTLCVQEDRKTRDHLETELRDIRGERDRLQEELRQERERLEEEQGRRSQDVGPLTRELSTLHVQLSVTERERQELREQLRDTRSRKQSLESALFTVQERASQLEITSSQREVEVKTVTQSKETIQDEVSLLHAERERSEERLLALSQRLSDMEREYQTERAQREALEEKELENLQDILEKERQLHQTSEGQAQRALEVQRSLQEKVKREREMSEQLQSNLEGVTVSLRELEREVSDLQASLRKNQNEKETALDTVECQILMVKERDHEINVLKEAIRECLEEKETALNALENQALALQERDRQITELRKTVEECNEEKETALTAQACLSITVQEREREIRAVKESMRQSQQEKETAVTALEHHIQTAKETNLQLAALRECIRECGEKKETAQKNLARCVLTVKEREGEIDALKERVQECQQEKETAMEGLSLSAREAEMELLALQKCVRECQVERKTAMGALEQTVKERDSEIVRLRESIRERQDERERTLEELQHQTLTFKERDSLIEALRESLTQCQLEKESALESLEGQILALKERDREFGILTETAQKRETALRSLDSLRMTLEERDREVLSLKEKLQVCWEERQTALKTAEHLTLTHRESDREIMSLKEGLRECREEKETSLSLLDSQILNVKERDIEIGVLKETVWALQKEKETALDAVECQNKALKERDATLAALQESVRECQREKVSALEQKALTEDERERDTRALQETIERCQREREVAKTTLDRWESQRETAERQREIKEKALRERVAELSQTLREKEREAEDVKRQSEREDRALKESVKELSQALIERVQEAEDDKRESERENRALRMRVTDLSQALKERETVEEDAKALKERLKELSQALIEKEGEAEKRRQSEKENKVLKTSITELSQALTEKGIQEEKRMGEVKAQKTEISELGQALIEKERETEEEKRQSEKEKETLRQRLTELSQALIQKGIQEEEREGVVKALKGRLEMIGQALTEKEREAEEEERGRKALKKRIIELSEALIGDLSEGQGEGNALIERVEVLGKALREKEKQSEEEERERKALRRRVTELSQALVEREREKEETEGEMNALKREIGELGQALVEKEREIEAEERQSEEEKSALRQRVTELSQALKEKEADEGVKGKENESLRRRVTELSQALTEKEREVEQEGGEREALRRKVVELSEVLTSSEMAEIQKEGERKALKDKVGELSKAIRDQERETEKQKRQSEREIQALTERVTELSQAITEKENETEERTQSERENKALRQRITESSQALGKMERGMMEKEGEMKALREKIGELGQALIVSEEEKGAVRHRTIQLSQALKEREADEELRGRENEALKRRVTELSQALREEEREKEETEGEMNALKREIGELGQALVEKEREIEAEERQSEEEKSALRQRVTELSQALKEKEADEVKGRENESLRRRVTELSQALTEKEREVEQEGGEREALRRKVVELSEVLTNSEMAEIQKEGERKALKDKVGELSKAIRDQERETEEQKRQSERQIQVLKDRVTELSQAITEENERGRETQALNMRVAELSQALKGKEAKVEKKEGEVKTLKRERAELGQALIEKEKETEEAKRHSERENKALRQRVTELQQSRIEERRETEGETKALKMEIRELGQALIEKERRIKEGEGQSEKEREILRLTVSGHSQALKKRESDEGGRENDALKRKVTELSQALTERETGERRQQEEGENKALRQRITELSQALVERERAMMEKEGEIKALRQKIGELGQALMEVKEEGEAQRRRIAGFSHAVTGRNLEVGIRAPSERAQQVEALLGDTEGKLERGERETGEEDGGDHEEREMGLHQEGKGRNGGLVREGEVEYGENVRQDQEEAHREREAGLEQLHEKVEALHREKAEAEWREGALRRRLEQAEAVLRSTEAEEISWRERAQDLEAELRRGGERTDAGSQGAQAGAGGSLQDRLETLRGVVARLENEKTALQDRNLQLSQTLQRDAGDSSASQQSLVDLQRQVSLLRSQLYTERGHRSQYIQRCSRTTDDLLGLRHNLSRSLAAVTSDPRPQVLQREAARLDDTMSRSLGLPSP; this is encoded by the exons ATGGACACGGGTGACATTGGCACAGGGATGACGCAGGGGGCAGAGCGTGGCAGAGATTGGCTGTCCCTGCACAGGGAGCTGCAGGGCTCATTGGACGCTCAGAGGAGGCAGGCAGTGCTAGTGGAGAAACTGCAGGCAAAG GTTGTGCAGTACAGGAATCGGTGCCAGGAACTACAGCAGAGTCAGGAATGGAACCTggtacagacagaaagacagatg AGCCGCGGAGAGGGTGAGTTGGAGAGATCTCTGCTGAGGTTGGAGGATGAGCAGCAGAG GTGTGAGGGTCTGGCCACAGTGAATGCTCTGCTCCGGGAGGACCTGGGACGCACACAGGAAACCAATGAGGTGCTGGGGGAAGATCTGCACAAACTGACTGCGGACTGGACTGGAGCAATGCAGGAACTGGAGCGCAAGGAGAGGGACTGGAAGGCAGAgcgagag CTCTATACTAGCTGTATACAGGGTGAGCGCTCTCGTCTCCTGCGAGTCTGGACAGAGGTCGTGACCTTTCACCGTCACTTCCTGGAGCTGAAAACCGCCACGGACAG GGACTTGTCTGTGGTGCGTGCAGATTGGGCGCGATGCTCCCGCCTCCTCCAGACAACCTGCTCCCCGCTCATCTCATGGAGACAACGGCGCCCAGACACTATGACATCACGAGCCCCCGAGCCACCCAATTATCTGTTGGTGACGTGGGAGCCGGGTCCAGCGGGGGGGACTAAGAAGGAAGGAGGGACTCGGAGCGAGCAGGAAACAGAGATTGTGGGGTCAGCTCTTGAGACATCTAGGCAGGAATTGGAGTCGATGAGGTCACTTATTGAGACACTGGAACAGCAGGTGGAAACGATGAGGTCACAACAAGAGACATCGCAACAGGAATTAAGGTCGATGAGGTCACAACTAGAGATGTCTGAACAGGAAATAGAAACGGTTAGAGCACATCTGGAAGTAGCAGAACAGGAAGTACGTTCTATGAGTTCACACCTAAAAGGCTCTATGCTGGAGGCGGAGTCTATCAAGTCACAGCTTGCAATGTCAGAGAAGGAGGCCGAGTCCATGAGGTTACAGCTTGTGATGTCACAGGAGGAGACGGAGTCCATGAAGTCACATCTGGAGATATATGAGAAGGAAATAGCATCTATAAGGTCAGATCTTGGGATATCAGAAAAGGAATTGGAGTATGCGAGGTCACAGTTTGTGATGTCACAGGAGGAAACAGAGTCTATGAGGTCACATCTGGAGACTTATGAGGAGGATGTGGAGTCCATGAGGTCACAGCTTGTGATGTCAGAGAAGGAGGCCGAGTCCATGAGGTCACAGCTTGTGATGTCAGAAAAAGAAGTAGAGTCTATGAAGTCACGCCTGGAGACATGTAAGAAAGAGGCAGAGTCCTTGCGGTCACAGCATGTGATGTCAGAGAAGGAGGCGGAGTCAAAGAGGTCACAGCTTGTGATGTCAGAAAAGGAGGTAGCATCTCTGAGGTCACGTCTGGAGATGTATGAGAAGGAGGCAGAGTCTTGGTTGCATGAGAAGGAGCGAGAGCTTCGAGTCAGTCAGAATGT CCAGCAGTCTCTGGACACACTCGAGAATGAGCGCTCTGCTCTTCTGCAGGATCTGGTGCTGTCTCGGGAAGAGCTGCTGCTCTCTCGCCTGGATGGTGATCTGTCTCGGGAGGAGAGCCGTGGTCTGCAGTGTGCTCTGCACAAG GCAGAGAAGACGAATGCTGACCTGGCTGTGACACAGAGCAGACATAAGGCAGAAGTAGAAGATCTTCGAGATGCGGCAGCCAAGATGGGAGACTTGAACCGGGCGCTGTCTTTGGATAAAGTGGAACTGAATCGTCTGTTGTTGCAG ATGGAGAAGGAGTCGGAGCGAGAGACTGCCTCAGTCCGAGAGCAGCTTCAGCGGTGTGAGAAAGAGCGTTCAGAGCAGAGTGCGGAGATTGCCAGAACAACGCTCTGTGTGCAGGAGGACAGGAAGACTAGAGACCACCTGGAAACCGAGCTGAGAGATatccggggagagagagacaggctgcaGGAGGAGTTGAGACAG gagaGGGAGCGCCTGGAGGAGGAGCAGGGAAGGCGGTCTCAGGATGTGGGGCCCCTCACCAGAGAGCTGTCTACTCTGCATGTGCAGCTCAGCGTGACCGAGAGAGAGCGCCAGGAACTGAGGGAGCAGCTGAGAGACACCCG GTCAAGGAAGCAGTCTCTTGAGAGTGCTCTATTTACAGTCCAAGAGAGAGCGTCACAGCTGGAGATCACCTCCAGTCAGCGAGAGGTGGAAGTTAAGACAGTCACACAGTCCAAAGAGACCATCCAAG aTGAGGTTTCCCTTCTgcatgctgagagagagagatcggagGAGAGACTGCTCGCTCTGTCCCAGAGACTGTCTGATATGGAGCGAGAGTaccagacagagagagcgcaacGAGAAGCACTGGAAGAAAAG GAATTAGAGAATCTGCAAGACATTCTGGAGAAGGAGCGACAGCTGCATCAGACCTCCGAGGGCCAAGCACAGAGAGCGCTTGAAGTTCAGCGGTCTCTTCAGGAGAAAgtcaagagagagcgagagatgtCTGAGCAGCTTCAGAGCAACCTAGAGGGAGTGACTGTCTCTTTGAGAGAGCTCGAGAGAGAGGTGTCAGATCTCCAAGCCAGCCTGCGAAAGAACCAGAATGAGAAAGAGACTGCTCTGGACACTGTAGAGTGTCAGATTCTAATGGTGAAAGAGCGAGACCATGAAATTAACGTTTTAAAAGAGGCCATAAGAGAGTGCCTTGAAGAAAAGGAGACGGCTCTTAATGCTTTGGAGAACCAAGCTCTGGCTTTACAAGAGCGAGACAGGCAAATTACAGAGCTGAGAAAGACTGTTGAAGAGTGCAACGAAGAAAAAGAGACTGCTTTAACTGCGCAAGCGTGTCTGAGCATTACTGTGCAAGAAAGAGAGCGTGAAATCAGGGCTGTGAAAGAGAGTATGAGGCAGAGCCAGCAAGAAAAAGAGACCGCTGTCACTGCCTTAGAGCATCACATCCAGACTGCTAAAGAGACAAATTTGCAGCTTGCAGCCCTTAGAGAGTGTATCAGAGAGTGCGGAGAAAAGAAGGAGACGGCTCAGAAAAACTTAGCGCGCTGCGTTCTGACtgtaaaagagagagagggtgaaattGATGCTTTGaaagagagagttcaagagtgTCAACAAGAAAAAGAGACAGCTATGGAAGGCCTTTCTCTTTCAgctagagaggcagagatggaactTTTAGCTCTAcaaaagtgtgtgagagagtgccagGTTGAACGAAAGACTGCAATGGGTGCTCTGGAACAAACTGTAAAAGAAAGAGACAGTGAAATTGTGAGATTGAGAGAGAGTATACGAGAGCGACAGgatgagagagagcgcacactgGAGGAGTTACAGCATCAAACTCTGACTTTCAAAGAAAGAGACAGTCTGATTGAGGCTTTAAGAGAGAGCTTGACACAGTGTCAGCTAGAGAAAGAGAGCGCTCTTGAATCTTTAGAGGGCCAGATTCTGGCATTaaaggaaagagacagagagtttGGCATTTTGACAGAGACTGCACAAAAAAGAGAGACTGCTCTGCGCTCTTTAGACAGCCTGCGGATGACCCTAGAAGAAAGAGACCGTGAAGTACTGTCTCTAAAAGAGAAGTTACAAGTGTGTtgggaagagagacagactgCCCTGAAAACTGCAGAGCATCTGACtttaacacacagagagagcgatcGGGAAATTATGTCTTTGAAGGAGGGACTTCGAGAGTGCCGGGAGGAAAAAGAGACATCCCTGAGTTTATTAGATTCCCAGATTCTGAATGTGAAAGAGAGAGATATTGAGATTGGAGTGCTGAAAGAGACCGTTTGGGCcttgcagaaagagaaagagaccgCTCTTGATGCCGTGGAGTGTCAGAACAAGGCTTTAAAAGAGAGAGATGCAACTCTTGCAGCCTTACAGGAGAGTGTCCGAGAGTGCCAGAGGGAAAAAGTGAGTGCATTGGAGCAGAAGGCTTTGACTGAagacgagagagagcgagacaccaGAGCCTTGCAAGAGACCATAGAAAGATGCCAAAGGGAAAGAGAGGTCGCAAAGACCACTTTAGACCGCTGGGAGTctcagagagagacagctgagagacagagagagataaaaGAGAAAGCTTTGAGGGAGAGGGTTGCAGAACTTTCCCAGactctgagagagaaagagagagaggccgAGGACGTGAAGAGGCAGtctgagagagaggacagagctcTGAAAGAGAGTGTAAAAGAACTTTCCCAGGCTCTAATAGAGAGAGTGCAAGAGGCAGAGGATGACAAgagagaatctgagagagagaatagagcTCTGAGGATGAGAGTAACAGATCTCTCTCAGGctctaaaagagagagagacagttgaGGAGGATGCTAAAGCTCTGAAAGAGAGGTTAAAAGAACTTTCTCAGGCTCtgatagagaaggagggggaggcagAAAAGAGAAGGCAGTCTGAGAAAGAGAACAAAGTTCTGAAAACGAGCATAACAGAACTTTCCCAGGCTCTGACAGAGAAGGGAATTCAAGAAgagaagagaatgggggaggtGAAAGCGCAGAAGACAGAGATATCAGAGCTTGGGCAAGCTCTgatagagaaggagagagagacggaggaagAGAAGAGACAGAGTGAGAAAGAGAAGGAAACTCTGAGACAGAGGTTGACAGAACTTTCCCAGGCTCTGATACAGAAGGGGATtcaagaagaagagagagagggggtggtgaaAGCTCTGAAAGGGAGGCTAGAAATGATTGGCCAGGCtctgacagagaaagagagggaggcagaagaagaggagagagggaggaaagctctAAAGAAAAGGATAATAGAACTTTCCGAGGCTCTGATTGGGGATCTGTctgaggggcagggagagggcaACGCCCTAATAGAGAGAGTGGAGGTACTTGGAAAAGCtttgagagagaaggagaaacagagtgaggaagaggagagagagaggaaagctcTGAGGAGGAGAGTAACAGAGCTTTCTCAGGctctggtagagagggagagagaaaaagaggagacagaaggggagaTGAATGCTCTGAAAAGAGAGATTGGAGAACTCGGACaagctctggtagagaaggagcgAGAGATCGAGGCggaggagagacagagtgaggaagagaagTCAGCTCTTAGACAGAGGGTAACAGAGCTTTCTCAGGCTCTGAAAGAGAAAGAAGCAGATGAAGGAGTGAAAGGGAAAGAAAATGAATCTCTAAGGAGGAGGGTAACAGAACTTTCCCAGGCTctgacagagaaggagagagaggtggagcaagaggggggagagagagaagctcTGAGGAGGAAAGTAGTAGAACTTTCTGAGGTTCTCACCAGCAGTGAGATGGCTGAGatacagaaagagggagagaggaaagctCTGAAGGACAAGGTTGGCGAACTCTCCAAGGCCATAAGAGaccaggagagagagactgagaagcAGAAGAggcagtctgagagagagatccAAGCTCTGACAGAGAGGGTAACAGAACTTTCCCAGGCAATAACAGAGAAGGAGAACGAGACAGAGGAGAGGAcacagtctgagagagagaacaaAGCTCTGAGGCAGAGGATTACAGAATCGTCACAGgctctggggaaaatggagagaggcatgatggagaaagagggagagatgaaagccctgagaGAGAAGATTGGAGAACTTGGACAAGCTCTGATAGTTAGTGAAGAAGAGAAGGGAGCTGTGAGACACAGAACAATACAACTTTCCCAGGCTCtgaaagagagagaagcagatgAAGAATTGAGAGGACGAGAAAATGAAGCTCTAAAGAGGAGGGTAACAGAGCTTTCTCAGGCtctgagagaggaggagagagaaaaagaggagacagaaggggagaTGAATGCTCTGAAAAGAGAGATTGGAGAACTCGGACaagctctggtagagaaggagcgAGAGATCGAGGCggaggagagacagagtgaggaagagaagTCAGCTCTTAGACAGAGGGTAACAGAGCTTTCTCAGGCTCTGAAAGAGAAAGAAGCAGATGAagtgaaagggagagaaaatgaatctCTAAGGAGGAGGGTAACAGAACTTTCCCAGGCTctgacagagaaggagagagaggtggagcaagaggggggagagagagaagctcTGAGGAGGAAAGTAGTAGAACTTTCTGAGGTTCTCACCAACAGTGAGATGGCTGAGatacagaaagagggagagaggaaagctCTGAAGGACAAGGTTGGAGAACTCTCCAAGGCCATAAGAGaccaggagagagagactgaggagcAGAAGAGGCAGTCTGAGAGGCAGATCCAAGTTCTGAAAGATAGGGTAACAGAACTTTCCCAGGCAATAACAGAGGAaaacgagagagggagagaaactcAGGCTCTAAATATGAGGGTGGCAGAACTTTCACAGGCTCTAAAAGGGAAGGAGGCCAAAGTggagaagaaagagggagaggtgaAAACTctgaagagagagagggcagaactCGGACAAGCTCTGatagagaaggagaaagagactgAAGAAGCAAAGAGGCATAGTGAGAGAGAAAATAAAGCTCTGAGACAGAGGGTAACAGAACTTCAGCAGTCTCGgatagaggagaggagggagacagaAGGGGAGACAAAAGCTCTGAAGATGGAGATTAGGGAACTTGGACAAGCTCTGATAGAGAAGGAGCGAAGgataaaggagggggagggacagagtgagaaagagagggagatttTGAGACTGACGGTATCAGGCCACTCTCAGGCTCTGAAAAAGAGAGAATCagacgagggagggagagaaaatgatGCTCTAAAAAGAAAGGTTACAGAACTTTCTCAGgctctgactgagagagagacaggggagagaagacagcaagaggagggagagaacAAAGCTCTGAGGCAGAGGATTACAGAACTTTCACAGGCtctggtggaaagggagagagcgatgatggagaaagagggagagattaAAGCCCTGAGACAGAAGATTGGAGAACTTGGGCAAGCTCTGATGGAGGTGAAAGAAGAGGGAGAAGCTCAGAGGAGGAGAATAGCAGGATTTTCCCATGCTGTGACGGGACGAAATCTGGAGGTTGGGATTAGAGCCCCGAGTGAGAGAGCACAGCAGGTGGAGGCTCTGCTCGGAGATACAGAGGGCAAGCTGGaaaggggggagcgagagacggGAGAGGAGGATGGAGGGGACCATGAGGAAAGAGAGATGGGTCTTCATCAGGAGGGGAAAGGCAGGAACGGAGGATTGGTCAGGGAGGGTGAAGTCGAATATGGGGAGAATGTGAGGCAAGATCAGGAGGAGGCACACCGAGAAAGGGAGGCAGGACTGGAACAGTTGCATGAAAAGGTGGAGGCTCTACATCGTGAGAAGGCGGAGGCCGAGTGGAGGGAAGGGGCCCTAAGACGGAGGCTGGAACAAGCAGAGGCCGTGCTGAGGAGCACAGAGGCCGAAGAGATTTCCTGGAGGGAAAGAGCCCAAGACCTTGAGGCCGAGCtgaggagaggaggg